From Streptomyces qinzhouensis, one genomic window encodes:
- a CDS encoding TauD/TfdA family dioxygenase — protein sequence MTTFADAPVLGGLTVIREPGRPAVVATPGHGSIEAAAAWLTEHRADIQAELHRSGAVLLRGLPVHDAAAFATARDALIERRAGYKEKATPRTDFGEGVFSSTDLPAAQPIRLHNENSYTLDFPGVLLFGCVTAPEEGGATTVGDMREALRLLPEELRARFEKAGWLLVRNYSELAGLPWYTTFATRDRAVAEAYCDENTIGYQWLDDDSLVTRQRRSAIVTHPVTGERVWFNHFAFWNSRTLDPDVREVLEETYGPDGLPFNTYLGDGTRLTDAEVDAVNEVYDRVTVRESWQEGDLMLVDNILCAHGRESFTGDRKILVAMGEPVALADCSPATQPSTTVHGE from the coding sequence ATGACGACCTTCGCCGACGCCCCCGTCCTGGGCGGCCTGACCGTGATCCGCGAGCCGGGCAGGCCCGCCGTCGTGGCCACCCCCGGCCATGGCTCCATCGAGGCCGCGGCCGCCTGGCTGACCGAGCACCGGGCCGATATCCAGGCCGAGTTGCACCGCTCCGGCGCGGTGCTGCTGCGCGGGCTGCCGGTCCATGACGCGGCGGCCTTCGCCACCGCCCGCGACGCCCTGATCGAGCGGCGGGCCGGTTACAAGGAGAAGGCGACCCCGCGCACCGACTTCGGCGAGGGGGTGTTCTCCTCCACCGATCTCCCGGCCGCCCAGCCGATCAGACTGCACAACGAGAACAGCTACACCCTCGACTTCCCCGGGGTACTGCTCTTCGGCTGCGTCACCGCGCCCGAGGAGGGCGGGGCCACCACCGTCGGCGATATGCGCGAGGCGCTGCGGCTGCTCCCGGAGGAGCTGCGGGCCCGGTTCGAGAAGGCCGGCTGGCTGCTCGTACGGAACTACTCCGAACTGGCGGGCCTGCCCTGGTACACGACCTTCGCGACCCGGGACCGGGCGGTCGCCGAGGCCTACTGCGACGAGAACACCATCGGATACCAGTGGCTGGACGACGACTCCCTCGTCACCCGGCAGCGCCGCTCGGCGATCGTCACACACCCGGTGACCGGGGAGCGGGTGTGGTTCAACCACTTCGCGTTCTGGAACAGCCGCACCCTCGACCCGGACGTCCGCGAGGTGCTGGAGGAGACGTACGGCCCGGACGGGCTGCCGTTCAACACCTATCTGGGCGACGGGACCCGGCTCACGGACGCCGAGGTCGACGCCGTCAACGAGGTCTACGACCGGGTGACGGTCCGGGAGAGCTGGCAGGAGGGGGACCTGATGCTCGTGGACAACATCCTCTGCGCCCACGGGCGGGAGTCCTTCACCGGCGACCGGAAGATCCTCGTCGCCATGGGCGAGCCGGTCGCGCTCGCCGACTGCTCCCCCGCCACCCAGCCGTCCACCACCGTCCACGGGGAGTGA